The proteins below come from a single Prosthecobacter sp. SYSU 5D2 genomic window:
- a CDS encoding MG2 domain-containing protein, giving the protein MKHFLWLPLVVLLMPTLSQAQTVQETEKRMEALIQEGNHREAADLGKKTLLSPAGTPRLLELTTQALRDLQAFPEQEEVIEGAVKTHSQSWQMLLAAGQSYRGLPHGGMLVDGKFERGHHRWVRGGGSFVQTQLRDRVRTLQLFEAAWKALPADADSSAKTTVLMDLSSALSQNQYGTPQAWTLQHLTDLTTLPDYDDQSGLDSPASGYPVDAEGNPVYFKAAESWATAQSDGERLFWVMEEQARISGDPHAGIAERAALAKSWFSVRSIAEMGFRFSNDEEEPSRRDGIAALQTLNDDETVVKLATGPKRLTLPPEWNFMKLFKGLASDPNEKQIKRAEAWQTLADEWTDRRQYPKAVEALKNGISVLPRLNEKDQKLLDARLKGAQPSLLPPLVDPDSFNSLESSLVATLSEAIHQITAPQGDFDPLPPQAAGSEAKLTLTFRNATQIQMIARRVDVVKLLADTEAYLRSSPQQQDWQKANVANIGQRLLQEGGDKYLIGEAVTWKHKLEPRENHWDRRVSVPTPLKETGAWLVEGSFEGGHKTRALLWLESLVIAHTKQEGAGHYYIADAVTGAPVAGATVRFFGYKREWTDRRRDNRPILKYSFKDFQVTSDDNGQVKAKDSQVNEYQWLIQAKSAEGRLAYLGFEHLYFGGGRDRFDEQTRLYTITDRPVYRPGQEVKWKAWARRVGYDPKVDTNKYAGASIEVVITDPRGEELLKKIYRSDDSGAIDDVLTLGDEATLGQYQVRMEAKRMLRGSEYLGSHSFRVEEYKKPEFEVKVDAPTTPVALGDSFEMKIKADYYFGGPVKQGKVKYKVQRSPHTDRWFPMGRWDWLFGAGYGWRANYYSWYPGSEKWCFCIPRYPWVQWQSEPPELVAEGESPLNADGIFTVKVDTALAKELHGNEDHRYAIEAEVTDESRRTIFGSGSVLAARRPFEVYVSLDRGYYQAGEEGKVTVHARTLDGREVKASGELTLFRITYDKDGKPSEEAVHTAELKLGGEEAKPQLGPNWTTITFARSGQYRVSAKLKDEAGHEIEGISFITVRGEGFDEGKDFRFDDLELITQKDEYEPGEEVEITLNTDQPGSTVALFLRTQNGVYPDPVWIKLEGKSTTHRFKLSEADQPNIFLDAYTVSQARVHQVTRQIIIPPKKRIATVELTPDSETYLPGQGSKVKVLVKDQDGKPFVGKVVLTAYDKALEYISGGSNQEDIRPFFWGWKRSHYPQVSDSLHALQNGLRKGDEPWMAPLGVFGGSVADDGILLGGVGNVYNGRSQSSMRRGGMKLLEGGLHEELSAPMASAAPAPDSAMPPADMFSKDNAAGGETDGPQPMIRSNLADSAVWIADFTTDEKGEGEFSFNLPDNLTTWKLRAWVMGPSTQVGEAGVEVITRKNLMVRLQAPRFFVEKDEVVISANVHNEMDVKQSVKAVLEFEGGVLEFVNADEGVRTSVTIAAHGEKSFDWRVKVTGEGEAKIRVKALAQKDSDAMEMTFPAYIHGMLKTDAWSLALRPDQASGKITFKVPAERKPEQSRLEVRYSPTLAMALVDALPYLVDYPYGCTEQTLNRFVPTIITLGVIKDLGVDLKDVRDKLTNLNAQEIGKPEDRAKRWQNRNQKKVPVFDEDEVKKMAKTGMARLEAMRGSDDGWGWFPGGRQSSPHITAIVMHGLKAAERTGFDINDGLLRNGANWLAQHETEQLRRLALPEKDKQHKSAPDNLDALIHSVLVEYQAGNKSMRDQLYEKRDRLSRYNLALLGLTCHAVEEKDRRDMCLRNLKQFLKQDDENQTAYLELPQGGWWWYWYEDQIETQAAFLRLLVAAEPKGETAARIAKYLLNNRRNGTYWNSTKDTAAVIEALAVFAKASGESNPNQTVEVLVDGKSVKKVEITKENLFTFDGSLVIEGANLTTGEHTVELRKLGASPLYANAYLTVFSQEDMIPAAGLEVKARRKFYKLIEEKPEQQVAGSRGQVVTQRGLKYRREEIASDAPIKSGDLIEIELSIDSKNDYEYVLIEDMKPAGFEPVKVQSGWVYEGLPAYQEFRDEKVAFFAERLPRGTHNLSYRVKAEIPGRFSALPTKVEAMYAPELKGNSAEWKARIGE; this is encoded by the coding sequence ATGAAACATTTTCTCTGGCTCCCCCTCGTCGTCCTTCTCATGCCCACCCTCAGCCAAGCCCAGACGGTCCAAGAGACTGAAAAGCGGATGGAGGCGCTCATCCAAGAGGGCAATCATCGCGAAGCAGCGGACCTGGGGAAAAAGACGCTGCTTTCACCAGCAGGGACTCCTCGCCTACTTGAGCTTACCACCCAAGCCCTGCGGGATTTGCAGGCATTCCCAGAGCAAGAGGAAGTGATTGAAGGTGCCGTCAAAACGCATTCTCAAAGCTGGCAGATGCTACTTGCAGCAGGCCAAAGTTACAGGGGTCTGCCGCATGGAGGGATGCTGGTGGATGGCAAATTTGAGCGCGGACATCATCGGTGGGTCCGGGGCGGCGGCAGCTTTGTGCAGACGCAGCTACGCGACCGGGTGCGGACCCTGCAGCTCTTTGAAGCAGCGTGGAAGGCACTGCCTGCGGATGCGGATTCTTCAGCCAAAACCACCGTGCTGATGGACCTTTCTTCGGCCCTAAGCCAGAATCAATATGGCACTCCCCAGGCGTGGACGCTGCAACATCTGACTGACTTGACCACCCTGCCGGATTATGATGACCAAAGCGGCCTGGACAGTCCAGCCAGCGGTTACCCGGTGGATGCCGAAGGGAATCCCGTTTACTTCAAAGCGGCTGAATCCTGGGCCACCGCGCAGAGTGATGGTGAGCGCCTGTTTTGGGTCATGGAAGAGCAGGCACGGATTTCAGGCGATCCCCATGCCGGGATCGCTGAACGCGCCGCCCTGGCCAAGAGCTGGTTTTCCGTACGCAGCATTGCCGAAATGGGCTTCCGGTTCAGCAACGATGAGGAAGAACCTTCCCGGCGCGATGGCATCGCGGCGCTGCAGACTTTGAATGATGATGAAACGGTAGTGAAGTTAGCAACCGGACCGAAGCGGCTGACGCTGCCGCCGGAGTGGAATTTTATGAAGCTTTTCAAAGGCCTGGCGAGTGATCCAAATGAAAAGCAAATTAAAAGAGCAGAGGCCTGGCAGACATTGGCGGACGAGTGGACCGACCGCCGTCAATACCCCAAGGCAGTGGAGGCCCTGAAGAACGGCATCTCAGTTCTTCCAAGACTAAATGAAAAAGACCAAAAGCTGCTGGATGCGCGGCTCAAGGGGGCTCAGCCAAGCCTACTTCCGCCTTTGGTGGACCCGGACTCATTCAACTCATTAGAGTCCTCCCTGGTAGCAACCCTGTCTGAGGCTATTCATCAAATCACCGCTCCGCAAGGCGACTTCGATCCTCTCCCTCCCCAGGCCGCTGGAAGCGAAGCGAAGTTGACCCTCACCTTTCGTAATGCCACGCAGATTCAAATGATCGCAAGGAGAGTGGATGTCGTCAAGCTGTTGGCAGATACGGAAGCTTACCTGCGCTCCTCTCCGCAGCAGCAGGACTGGCAGAAAGCCAACGTAGCCAATATTGGCCAGCGTCTTTTACAAGAAGGTGGAGACAAGTATCTCATCGGTGAAGCAGTAACCTGGAAGCATAAGCTGGAACCACGTGAGAATCACTGGGACCGCCGGGTGAGCGTGCCCACACCACTGAAAGAAACTGGCGCTTGGCTGGTGGAGGGCAGCTTTGAAGGCGGGCACAAAACGCGCGCGCTGCTGTGGCTGGAGAGCCTGGTCATCGCACACACGAAACAGGAAGGTGCGGGTCATTATTACATCGCCGATGCCGTCACCGGAGCACCCGTGGCCGGAGCAACGGTGCGGTTTTTTGGCTATAAACGGGAATGGACGGACCGCCGCCGCGATAATAGGCCAATATTAAAATACAGCTTCAAAGACTTCCAAGTGACGTCCGATGATAACGGGCAAGTCAAGGCGAAGGACAGCCAGGTGAATGAATACCAGTGGCTTATCCAGGCGAAGAGTGCTGAGGGCCGGCTGGCCTACCTGGGTTTTGAGCATCTTTACTTTGGCGGCGGGCGTGACCGGTTCGATGAACAAACGCGGCTCTACACCATCACGGACAGGCCCGTTTACCGGCCCGGCCAGGAGGTGAAGTGGAAGGCCTGGGCACGCCGTGTGGGCTATGATCCGAAGGTGGATACCAACAAGTATGCAGGTGCCAGCATTGAGGTCGTCATCACCGATCCGCGTGGTGAAGAGCTTTTAAAAAAAATCTACAGGTCCGATGACTCCGGGGCCATTGACGATGTACTGACGCTGGGAGATGAAGCCACGCTGGGCCAGTATCAGGTGCGGATGGAAGCGAAGCGCATGCTGCGCGGCAGCGAGTATCTGGGCAGCCATTCCTTCCGCGTCGAAGAGTATAAAAAACCGGAGTTTGAGGTGAAGGTGGATGCTCCCACCACCCCCGTGGCGCTGGGCGACAGCTTCGAGATGAAGATCAAGGCGGACTACTACTTCGGCGGTCCGGTGAAACAGGGGAAGGTGAAGTACAAAGTGCAGCGCAGCCCGCACACGGACCGCTGGTTTCCCATGGGCCGCTGGGACTGGCTTTTCGGGGCCGGATACGGCTGGCGGGCCAATTATTACTCTTGGTATCCGGGATCGGAAAAGTGGTGCTTCTGCATTCCGCGTTATCCGTGGGTCCAGTGGCAGTCCGAGCCGCCGGAACTCGTGGCTGAAGGGGAATCGCCGCTGAATGCGGACGGTATTTTCACGGTGAAGGTTGACACCGCGCTGGCCAAGGAGCTCCATGGCAATGAAGACCACCGTTATGCCATCGAGGCCGAAGTCACGGATGAAAGCCGCCGCACCATTTTTGGCAGCGGCAGCGTGCTCGCCGCCCGGCGTCCGTTTGAAGTTTATGTCTCCCTGGACCGGGGTTATTATCAGGCTGGGGAAGAAGGAAAAGTCACTGTCCATGCCCGCACCCTGGATGGGCGTGAGGTCAAGGCCAGCGGTGAATTGACGCTCTTCCGCATCACTTATGACAAGGATGGCAAGCCGAGTGAGGAGGCGGTTCATACGGCGGAATTGAAGCTTGGGGGCGAGGAGGCCAAACCCCAGTTGGGGCCCAACTGGACTACTATCACCTTCGCCCGCAGCGGCCAGTATCGCGTCTCTGCGAAACTTAAAGACGAAGCAGGTCATGAGATCGAAGGCATCAGCTTTATCACCGTCCGGGGCGAAGGATTCGATGAGGGCAAAGACTTCCGTTTTGATGACCTGGAACTCATCACTCAAAAGGACGAATACGAGCCAGGTGAAGAGGTGGAGATCACGCTAAACACGGACCAGCCCGGCAGTACTGTGGCCTTGTTTTTGCGCACGCAAAACGGCGTCTATCCTGATCCCGTGTGGATCAAGCTCGAGGGCAAAAGCACCACCCACCGTTTCAAGTTAAGCGAGGCCGACCAGCCCAATATTTTCCTGGATGCCTACACCGTCAGCCAAGCCCGTGTGCATCAGGTCACCCGCCAGATCATCATCCCGCCGAAGAAACGCATCGCCACGGTGGAGCTAACGCCGGACAGTGAAACTTACCTGCCCGGCCAGGGCTCCAAAGTGAAGGTTCTGGTCAAAGACCAGGACGGAAAACCCTTTGTGGGAAAGGTCGTCCTGACCGCCTATGATAAGGCCCTGGAATACATCTCCGGCGGCAGCAATCAGGAAGACATCCGCCCCTTCTTCTGGGGCTGGAAGCGCAGCCACTATCCGCAGGTCAGCGATTCGCTGCATGCCTTGCAGAATGGACTGCGCAAAGGCGATGAGCCTTGGATGGCACCGCTGGGGGTGTTTGGCGGCAGTGTCGCGGATGATGGGATTTTATTGGGCGGAGTGGGCAATGTTTATAATGGTCGCTCCCAGAGCAGCATGCGGCGCGGTGGAATGAAGTTATTAGAAGGTGGTTTGCATGAAGAATTATCAGCCCCGATGGCCTCAGCCGCGCCTGCACCGGACTCGGCAATGCCCCCTGCCGATATGTTTTCAAAGGACAATGCCGCTGGAGGTGAAACCGATGGCCCCCAACCAATGATCCGCAGCAACCTCGCGGACAGTGCGGTGTGGATCGCGGACTTCACCACGGATGAGAAAGGCGAAGGCGAGTTCAGCTTTAACCTGCCGGATAACCTCACCACCTGGAAGCTGCGCGCCTGGGTCATGGGGCCATCTACTCAGGTCGGCGAGGCAGGTGTGGAAGTCATCACGCGGAAGAACTTGATGGTTAGGCTTCAGGCCCCGCGTTTCTTTGTGGAGAAGGATGAGGTGGTCATCTCCGCCAATGTGCATAACGAAATGGATGTGAAGCAGAGCGTGAAAGCGGTGCTGGAATTCGAAGGCGGGGTGCTGGAGTTTGTGAACGCGGACGAGGGCGTCCGCACTTCGGTGACCATCGCTGCGCATGGCGAAAAAAGTTTCGACTGGCGGGTCAAGGTGACGGGCGAAGGCGAGGCAAAGATCCGCGTCAAAGCTCTGGCACAAAAGGACAGCGACGCCATGGAGATGACCTTTCCGGCCTACATCCACGGCATGTTGAAAACCGATGCCTGGAGCCTGGCCCTGCGGCCGGATCAGGCCAGCGGCAAGATCACCTTCAAAGTGCCAGCCGAGCGCAAGCCGGAGCAATCCCGCCTGGAAGTGCGCTACTCCCCCACCCTGGCCATGGCCCTGGTGGATGCGCTGCCCTATCTGGTGGACTACCCCTATGGCTGCACGGAGCAGACGCTAAATCGCTTTGTCCCTACCATCATCACCCTGGGCGTCATCAAGGACCTTGGCGTCGATTTGAAGGACGTGCGCGACAAGCTGACCAATCTGAATGCCCAGGAGATCGGCAAACCTGAAGACCGCGCCAAACGCTGGCAAAACAGGAATCAGAAAAAGGTGCCCGTCTTTGATGAAGACGAAGTCAAAAAGATGGCCAAGACTGGCATGGCCCGGCTGGAGGCCATGCGTGGCAGCGATGATGGCTGGGGCTGGTTCCCTGGTGGTCGCCAGTCCTCACCGCACATCACGGCCATTGTCATGCATGGTCTGAAAGCAGCGGAGCGCACCGGCTTTGATATCAATGACGGCCTCCTCCGCAATGGTGCCAACTGGCTCGCCCAGCATGAGACGGAGCAACTCCGCCGCCTGGCCCTGCCGGAAAAGGACAAGCAGCACAAATCCGCCCCGGACAACCTGGATGCGCTGATCCACAGCGTGCTCGTGGAATACCAGGCGGGTAACAAGTCCATGCGCGACCAGCTTTATGAAAAACGCGACCGCCTCTCCCGCTACAACCTGGCCCTGCTTGGCCTAACCTGTCATGCGGTCGAAGAGAAAGACCGGCGCGACATGTGCCTGCGGAATTTGAAACAGTTCCTCAAGCAGGACGACGAAAACCAGACTGCCTACCTGGAACTGCCTCAGGGCGGTTGGTGGTGGTACTGGTATGAAGACCAGATCGAAACCCAGGCCGCCTTCCTGCGCCTGCTCGTCGCTGCAGAACCCAAGGGCGAAACGGCCGCCCGCATCGCCAAATACCTGCTCAACAACCGACGCAACGGCACCTACTGGAACAGCACCAAGGACACCGCCGCCGTCATTGAGGCTCTGGCCGTTTTTGCCAAAGCCAGCGGCGAATCGAATCCTAACCAGACCGTGGAAGTCCTGGTGGATGGCAAGTCGGTGAAGAAGGTGGAGATCACCAAAGAGAACCTCTTCACCTTTGACGGCAGCCTGGTCATCGAAGGTGCCAATCTCACCACCGGCGAGCACACCGTGGAGCTGCGCAAGCTGGGTGCCTCCCCGCTGTATGCGAATGCCTACCTGACCGTCTTTTCCCAGGAAGACATGATCCCCGCCGCCGGTCTGGAAGTGAAAGCCCGACGCAAGTTTTACAAACTCATTGAGGAGAAACCCGAGCAGCAGGTCGCCGGATCACGCGGCCAGGTGGTCACCCAGCGCGGCCTGAAATACCGCCGCGAGGAGATTGCCAGCGATGCGCCAATCAAGAGTGGCGACCTCATCGAAATCGAGCTCTCCATTGACAGCAAAAACGACTATGAATACGTGCTCATTGAGGACATGAAACCCGCCGGATTCGAGCCGGTGAAAGTGCAGAGCGGCTGGGTCTATGAAGGCCTGCCCGCCTACCAGGAATTCCGAGATGAAAAGGTGGCCTTCTTTGCCGAGCGCCTCCCCCGTGGCACCCACAACCTGAGCTACCGCGTGAAAGCCGAAATCCCCGGCCGCTTCAGCGCCCTGCCCACCAAAGTAGAGGCCATGTATGCGCCGGAACTCAAAGGCAACTCCGCCGAATGGAAAGCGCGGATTGGGGAGTGA
- a CDS encoding DUF6797 domain-containing protein gives MRFSTLACLLFCFTTSAFPQQKAKKPSSPPKPPEIPADTPWGDFVEKDFPFFSSVLDCRHLGEVFPKDNLTPRGLILNLGHNLWACFDTDLLRISAIWEGEKGKPPLTPDALAPGSYHVAGQKTKDGQEYLPKPVGKVWLTNGIYPGWQVGDKPIFTDPREPGMSPEEVGRGALPNAQLISVEPHEEGVSLKYRISTIEITEWCGRGGYDGSGMTRWFEMPAHTETLTLVLGKIALKNITFDTQADLNVKTGDKDDRTISLKPASTPYSFGVSFFPLPVNNEGETIIARKEGLADHWPKTVSTQAVLSKSPDAYVLDEIPLPVPNPWKRNVRLADIAFLNDQGDAAGVTFDGDVWLISGLKGDLEKVTWKRFASGLHEPMSIVSRKDELFVYDRSGIWKLVDTNGDQEADRYEMFCNLFAQTAETREFPNSMKLGPDGSLYISKGGQEGTTRGKHNGTVIKVAPDGKSFAVIGYGLRQPFIGVNPKTGLVTASDQQGNYVPSTPIQIIRDNQFYGHLPTIAPEEVYPATIAEPMVWLPHPVNPSGATQTWLIGAKMGPLNDELIHVGYNRPELFRVLMNDRFQRPQATVMSFERDFDFGPLNAQVNPADGQLYVVGFQVWGTTAKKLSGLIRLRYTDQPRVLLKEMTPMDKGLLLRFNAKLNEKLATDPASYSAERWNYQRTAKYGSPHLKLDGATGQEWMTASSAYLSKDGMSVFVGIPDMQAGVHQMRIGWGLESADGLEAANTAYFSPWELLKFDPAKEGFGDITVDLTPRQAEMVTTVKPTIEEGAKLYQMIGCMACHSIDGSTVGKVGPSWKGICGTERILGKGGKSALADEAYLRESITDPNAKVVKGFEKFDTGMPIYAGILNESQIESLVLYIKSLK, from the coding sequence ATGCGTTTTTCCACTCTCGCGTGCCTATTATTCTGCTTCACCACCTCTGCATTCCCCCAGCAGAAGGCCAAAAAGCCCTCCTCTCCGCCCAAGCCGCCGGAGATCCCCGCCGATACCCCCTGGGGCGATTTTGTGGAAAAAGATTTCCCTTTTTTTAGCAGCGTCCTCGACTGCCGCCATCTAGGCGAAGTTTTCCCCAAAGACAACCTCACCCCCCGCGGTCTGATTCTCAATCTTGGCCATAATCTCTGGGCCTGCTTCGATACCGACCTCCTCCGCATCTCCGCCATCTGGGAAGGCGAAAAGGGCAAGCCCCCCCTCACCCCCGATGCCCTCGCCCCCGGCTCCTATCATGTGGCCGGTCAGAAGACCAAAGACGGCCAGGAATACCTGCCGAAACCAGTGGGCAAGGTCTGGCTGACCAACGGCATCTACCCTGGCTGGCAGGTGGGTGACAAACCGATTTTCACCGATCCACGGGAGCCTGGGATGAGCCCGGAGGAGGTGGGCCGTGGGGCTTTGCCAAATGCACAACTGATCAGCGTTGAACCTCACGAAGAAGGGGTCTCATTGAAATATCGCATTAGTACCATTGAGATCACCGAATGGTGCGGTCGTGGCGGCTACGACGGTAGCGGCATGACCCGTTGGTTTGAGATGCCCGCACACACCGAAACATTGACTCTAGTTCTCGGTAAAATTGCACTTAAAAACATCACTTTCGACACCCAAGCCGATTTAAATGTTAAAACTGGCGACAAGGATGACCGCACTATTTCGCTCAAACCAGCTTCCACTCCATATAGTTTTGGAGTCAGCTTTTTTCCTCTTCCGGTAAATAATGAAGGTGAAACGATCATTGCCCGAAAAGAGGGTTTGGCAGATCACTGGCCTAAAACCGTCTCCACCCAAGCCGTCCTCTCCAAGTCCCCTGACGCCTATGTCCTGGATGAAATTCCCCTGCCCGTACCGAATCCCTGGAAGCGCAATGTCCGCCTCGCCGACATCGCCTTTCTCAATGACCAGGGCGATGCCGCCGGCGTGACCTTTGACGGCGACGTTTGGCTCATCTCCGGCCTCAAGGGCGACCTGGAAAAAGTTACCTGGAAGCGCTTCGCTTCCGGCCTGCATGAGCCGATGAGCATCGTGTCCCGAAAGGACGAACTGTTTGTCTATGACCGCAGCGGCATCTGGAAACTGGTGGATACCAATGGCGACCAGGAGGCCGACCGTTATGAAATGTTCTGCAACCTCTTCGCCCAGACAGCCGAGACCCGCGAGTTCCCCAACTCCATGAAACTCGGCCCCGACGGCTCCCTGTATATCTCCAAAGGCGGCCAGGAAGGCACCACCCGTGGCAAGCACAACGGCACCGTCATCAAGGTAGCCCCCGATGGCAAATCCTTCGCGGTCATCGGCTACGGCCTACGCCAGCCCTTCATCGGCGTGAACCCCAAAACCGGCCTCGTCACGGCCAGCGACCAGCAGGGCAATTACGTCCCCTCCACGCCCATCCAGATCATCCGGGATAATCAATTTTACGGTCACCTGCCCACCATCGCACCGGAAGAGGTTTATCCTGCCACGATTGCGGAGCCGATGGTATGGCTGCCGCATCCGGTGAACCCCAGCGGGGCCACGCAGACCTGGCTCATCGGGGCCAAAATGGGCCCGCTCAATGACGAACTCATCCACGTGGGCTACAACCGGCCTGAGCTTTTCCGCGTGCTGATGAACGACCGCTTTCAGCGCCCCCAAGCCACCGTCATGAGCTTTGAACGCGACTTCGATTTCGGTCCGCTCAATGCCCAGGTGAACCCGGCGGACGGCCAGCTTTACGTCGTCGGTTTCCAGGTCTGGGGCACGACGGCGAAGAAGCTTAGCGGCCTCATCCGCCTGCGCTACACCGACCAGCCGCGCGTTCTACTGAAGGAGATGACGCCGATGGACAAGGGCCTGCTGCTGCGCTTTAACGCCAAGCTTAATGAGAAGCTGGCCACCGACCCTGCCAGCTACAGCGCCGAGCGGTGGAACTACCAGCGCACCGCCAAATACGGCTCGCCGCACCTGAAGCTGGACGGTGCCACCGGCCAGGAGTGGATGACCGCCAGCAGCGCTTATCTTAGCAAGGACGGCATGAGCGTCTTCGTCGGGATTCCCGATATGCAGGCTGGCGTGCACCAGATGCGCATCGGCTGGGGCCTTGAAAGTGCCGATGGCCTGGAGGCCGCCAACACCGCCTACTTCAGCCCGTGGGAGCTTCTCAAATTCGATCCGGCCAAAGAAGGCTTCGGCGATATCACCGTGGACCTCACCCCGCGCCAGGCCGAGATGGTCACGACGGTCAAGCCCACCATCGAAGAAGGGGCCAAGCTCTACCAGATGATCGGCTGCATGGCCTGCCACAGCATTGACGGCAGCACCGTCGGCAAAGTCGGCCCCAGTTGGAAAGGCATCTGCGGCACTGAGCGCATTCTCGGCAAAGGCGGCAAGTCCGCCCTCGCCGATGAAGCCTACCTCCGCGAATCCATCACGGACCCGAATGCCAAGGTGGTGAAGGGCTTTGAAAAATTCGACACCGGCATGCCCATCTACGCCGGCATCCTCAATGAATCCCAGATCGAGAGCCTGGTGCTGTACATCAAGAGTTTGAAGTAG
- a CDS encoding N-acetylmuramoyl-L-alanine amidase, with translation MSFVLPAPHRTVRPLILALTAFAFAAAHADVAQPEEDKPGFIGRVFSFGKKKEAPPPPPAPVVEEKPKPATPGPKPKVTTTKPKTSSSTPAKKPATSTSSTAKKTEPAKPAATPTAPKSGDGEFGHSKDDDKPAKTATVSAPSLSEASARLPANAGWKIVKINGRDYITGESMHQFYRFSSYKVEGKHVWFRSNNLILKGTIGSQELLINNIKFILSYPVQESGGGAVFSRIDLCKLIDPVLRPTYITDAVPFDTVVIDAGHGGHDAGARGVYGYEKDFALKMAHVMKAELTKRGFKVIMTRTTDTFISLSGRVAIANNTPNCIFLSLHFNSGSSSAASGIETFALTPQGSSASLERGGGYNATGVTGNSHDSANIALATAVHAMVISKFKFVDRGIKRAQWSVLTGCKRPGILFEGGFVTNGNECRLIASDTYRQSVSSAIADAVVNYRTALRGAMTRTR, from the coding sequence ATGAGTTTTGTCTTGCCCGCTCCACACCGAACTGTCCGGCCCCTGATTTTGGCCCTGACGGCCTTCGCTTTTGCCGCAGCCCACGCGGATGTCGCACAGCCTGAGGAAGACAAACCGGGGTTCATCGGGCGGGTATTCAGTTTTGGCAAAAAGAAGGAGGCCCCGCCCCCGCCGCCCGCGCCTGTGGTGGAGGAAAAACCGAAACCCGCCACCCCCGGTCCGAAACCCAAGGTGACGACCACCAAGCCGAAGACTTCAAGCTCCACCCCGGCGAAAAAGCCTGCTACCTCCACCAGCAGCACCGCCAAAAAGACAGAACCCGCCAAGCCTGCTGCCACCCCCACCGCCCCTAAGTCTGGAGATGGCGAGTTCGGACATTCCAAGGATGATGACAAGCCTGCAAAGACGGCCACGGTTTCTGCTCCTTCATTATCCGAAGCCTCCGCCAGACTGCCCGCCAATGCAGGCTGGAAAATCGTCAAGATCAACGGGCGCGACTACATCACCGGGGAGAGCATGCATCAGTTTTACCGTTTCAGCTCTTACAAGGTGGAGGGCAAGCATGTGTGGTTCCGCTCCAACAACCTGATTTTGAAGGGCACCATCGGCAGCCAGGAACTGCTGATCAACAACATCAAATTCATCCTCAGTTATCCCGTTCAGGAATCAGGCGGCGGGGCGGTTTTTTCCCGCATTGACCTATGCAAGCTCATTGATCCAGTGCTGCGCCCCACCTACATCACTGATGCCGTGCCTTTTGACACAGTTGTCATTGATGCCGGTCACGGCGGACATGATGCGGGCGCACGCGGCGTTTACGGTTATGAAAAGGACTTCGCGCTGAAGATGGCGCACGTCATGAAGGCCGAGCTCACCAAACGCGGGTTTAAGGTCATCATGACGCGTACCACGGACACCTTCATCTCCCTGAGCGGGCGTGTGGCTATCGCCAATAACACGCCGAACTGCATCTTCCTCAGCCTGCATTTTAACTCCGGCTCCAGCAGTGCGGCCAGCGGCATTGAAACCTTCGCCCTCACACCCCAGGGCAGTTCCGCCAGCCTGGAGCGTGGCGGAGGTTACAACGCCACTGGTGTGACGGGCAATTCCCATGACTCCGCCAACATTGCCCTGGCCACCGCAGTGCACGCGATGGTCATCAGCAAATTCAAGTTTGTGGATCGCGGCATCAAGCGCGCCCAGTGGAGTGTGCTTACAGGCTGCAAGCGCCCCGGCATTCTTTTTGAAGGCGGCTTCGTCACCAACGGCAACGAGTGCCGCCTGATCGCTTCTGATACCTACCGCCAGTCCGTCTCCAGTGCCATCGCTGACGCCGTTGTGAACTATCGCACCGCCCTGCGCGGAGCGATGACGCGGACGCGGTAA